In Vicia villosa cultivar HV-30 ecotype Madison, WI linkage group LG7, Vvil1.0, whole genome shotgun sequence, the DNA window TCCTCCAACTGTTTGTTAGATTTCTCATACGAAAAAGATCTTCTTTAAGAGCTTCACAGTCCAATAATAATGGCAACCCTCAAATTTCTGAACCTGATCCTTATCAGAGACAGTTGCAACAGCTCTTCAATCTCCATGATTCGGGTTTAGATCAAGCTTTCATTGATGCTCTACCGGTTTTTATGTACAAGGAGATAATAGGTTTGAAAGAGGTGTTTGATTGTGCTGTTTGTCTTTGTCAGTTTACTGAACAAGATATGTTGAGATTGTTGCCTCTTTGTAATCATGCTTTTCATATTGATTGCATAGATACATGGCTGCTTTCCAATTCAACTTGTCCTCTTTGTAGAGGGAGTCTTTATGAACATGGATTTGCTTTCGAAAATCCGGTTTATGATGAATTTGAGAGTCTGAGTGAAGAAAATATGGTTGTTGGTGAGGGTAACTCTGTTAACAAACATGCAGAGAATCATATAATGAGTGGGAAAAGGGTTTTTTCtgttaggcttgggaaatttagAAGCTCAAATAATGGAGAAGGGGGTGTGGAAAAAGGTGAAGGAGAGTGTAGTAGTGAAAGTGTTGTTGGTGATGTTAGGAGATGCTTTTCAATGGGTTCTTACCAATATGTAGTTGCTGATTCAGATTTGGTAGTGGCTTTGTGTCCAAAGAGAGGTGAAGGAAGAGGAAAGAGTGCTAGTATGAGACATTTGAAAGGAGGGCTTGTTCAAAATGGGAATTGTTCCATTGATGTGGATGTTGTTGAAGGGAAAAAGATGAATGTTGCTAGGAAAGGTGAAAGCTTTTCTATTTCAAAGATTTGGTTGTGGTCTAGGAAGGATAAGGTATCAAGTTCATCACAATCCCATTTGGTTAATTCTAATGTCACTTCAACTTTGCCATGGATGAATAgagaactcaaggaagcaacttAGTGGTTATGTGTTTTAGACAACTTTCAAATTTTCAATGAGTTCATTCTTGGAACTCCTTTTTTCCCTTCATACTACTATAGTTTTCCTCTTTTATTGGTTATATACTTGTAAATTATGTCATATACATCTAATTAAGATATATCCTTAGAATGTGAGTTGTTCTTGAATGTGTGTATGTTGTAACTTTTTATTGGATAGATAAATATAAGTTAGTATGTTATACTTCATGAAAGTTTGAACTCTGATCTTTTAACTCCTTCGACTCCGATTACGGCGCATTAAACAAGTTGAGTTATCCAGCCTTCCATTCCTACAAAGATTGTCAAAATCAAGCATATGTTTTGCTCTTATGATGTTCTTGGGAATTCTAGTTGAAAGAGGTTATGAGGAAAATGAAAACAAGAGTGAGAAGGTGGACCCTTGATGCCACTATGATGTAATGTTTTATTTGTGTCACAAAAGTGACATTTTTTAAGCAATTACTTGCAATGAGTAGGGAGATTAAAGTGAAGTCAAAATTGGGAGTTGCTTTTTGGATGCTTTGGTTTTCTTTAGAAGCTTTCTTGCTTTACTTAAACCCATGAGCTCAAAAGAAGTTGAAGAAAAACAAAAGGTGGGCCCTTGATGCCATAATGATGTAATGTTTTATTTGTATGACAAATGTGACATTTTTTAGCAATTGCTTACATTGAGTAAGAGATTAAAGTGAAGTCAAACTAGGGGTGTGGATGCTTTGGTTTTTCTTAGAGGTTTGCTTTAATTAATCCAATGAGTTCAAAAGAAATTACAGAAAAACAAAAGATTATACTCCTTCTATTTCTTTTTGTTCAAGATTTCCCTTTTGGTGTTGGTTTAGCATTTGCTTAGTTATTCGAGCGGTTTAAtcgttattttgttttaatttgaccGATTTAAAATTGTTGAACCCTTATTGATAGATTTTTCCATTTCAACGTCTAattcgatttttaaaacattgttcaAGAGGCATGGTGGTGATGTTAAATTAACCCCCTTATTTGAAATGTTGGTTAATGTTATCGCCTATAAAGCATCGATACCGAAAATACGATATAAACACATACACGTAGacacaaataataatttttaattaattaattaattaaatataatcacaAGTATTACTTTCAAACACAAATATTGATAGACATTTTCATAGGTGTTGGTTCCATATAAACTCTCTCACCATATTATTAATTTCATATTTACCAAAACTCCTAAACAGAAATACCATGGTGTGTTTAGACAAAAGCACATTCTATATTGTTTTGTAGCATTTAGGTCAACTTTTTACATCAAGTAAAGGCAAAAAAACAAGTGGGCCTTTATGGGAGCCTTTTACATGAAATTTTGGAAGGTCATCCATCACATCATAATTTGACCTATAATGGCAATTGGACCACATCAGGTAGGTACTTATAGATGGAAAATACAACACTAAAGTTAAGGAGAGTGAATACACAAATTCAtctttaaaaatataaacattCTATAATAAAAATTGTTCTTATCACTACGCAAAATACTAAATCAACTGATAAAAATCGATATTGTTAGAATAAAAGTAATCATCAAAATTTGAACTTTAGTATTTATAATAAACGTGTAAGTTCTTAGTGGTTATTATCAATacgtttacaaataaaaaaaatcgtatcattattaaaataaaaagaaaatgtttGTTTAGTATGAGGTGGTTGGGTTGGTTGTATCTACGTATCATATATAGAAGATACCGACATTGTAAGACAGAGAGTAAACAAATATGTTTTGGTTTGTTAAAGTAATTGAGAGTGACTCAACCAAATCGTCACTATAAGACAATATAAGTGATCACTCTTAGCTCAATAATCAACAAAATGGAAAATAATAACTGGAAAAGTTTGAGGTAGGTGTAAGATGGGACGAATAAAGCAAAGAGTAGTTGAGTTGTTTTGCCTTGGATGACAGcaaaaattgttatattttatgtgTTTCATTGAATGTAGAAAAGTTTCAGCATGCACACATGCTTGTGTGGTagtttatctattttttttttcttatacaagagcttaagtattattaattaaatgaGGTAATAAAAGTCATCCAGAAGAATCAGATTAAGTTAAGGAGAAAGGACATGATCTAACTCTGTTAACGTTTTGGCAGGGGAAGCCATAAATGCaaagtaaaagaaattaaagGAGTATTAAAGAGAAACTGAATATGATTTTCATTATATTTTCTCTATGccttaaaaaaaaatatgtattttacatTATATAGGCATAGGTAGAATGAGAAAAATAGTTTATTAGAGAAtatttttctaacaacttctaatgACTGGAATTATAactttctaacaacttctaatgACCGGAATTATAACGGACTAGAGCATAGgccaaaataatattatatttggaaAAAATTTATTTCAGTACCCTATGAAATTTCTAAAATGTTCCTCCAAAATCAGAAATATATTTCCGATTCCGATTTCTTCTGTTATTTATATCAGAACCATTTTACCATTTTAACATATTTACGGTTCATTCGCACGTAATATAAATACCTAtacaattgaaagaaaaaaaaacataaattactGAATAACAAAAAGCTACTAAACTCGAGCTActgaatatataaataatattatggtAGTATGAGATACAAAAATGTAATTCAAACTGAATAACAAAAAAGTACaaccaaataacaaaaaaaacaaaaactactGGTTATGGCGGATGATGAGTCGGCCTGTCACCCTCGAGGCGTCCCTCCGCTGTAAAGCATAGCCTCCTAAGCCTCCGGCGTGATGGCATCCCGAACACCTCTAACATTGGTGCCATCATGAAACAAACCTTTGTCTATACCATCCTACGCAAGCTCCATGATACGACGGCTCCTGGGCAACACGTCAGTCGCTTGATCGGCTCTAGCCTGCTCCTCCTCTAAGATCTTCTGATGAACTGGATCTCAGGGAATAGTCTGGATGAACCCGAACTGACGCATCACCCGCTCAAGCATATAGGCAGCCGTCTTGCAAATCCTGCAAGCCAACCAACCCGTAAACATCGACACCTCGTCAAATGGTATTGTCTCATGGTGATCGTCGTATGAAGAGAAGTGTACGTCCTCATGTGTCAGTCTGTCAATGTACAACCGGAACGGCTCTACCGCCTAGTTCCCTCGGAGGGGGTCGTAAGCGTAGGCACATGGCTTATCTTCAGTATAGCCTGTCGCAAGTGACCAATCTGAGATGCGGGGGAAATGTTGTAGGAACCATccctaaaataataaaattaaatagttagtttcccgaatcaaaataattaacaaaggCCACAAAGAATAAGAAGTTATACCGTCATGAGTGACATGCTGCAGGTTATCTCCTTCGTATTCCACTTTATCCCTTCATCCAGCTTCGTGTACAGGTATATCAGGCAAGCAGCCCCCACTTCCACTAGTGGACCATCTCAAGATCAGCAAAAACCGGAGGTACATGATATTAGTGTAAGTGACACTAGTGTCCACAAAAATCTGTGTGCCAACAAGATACAAAAGGTATGCTCTCATAGCATACCTCCTATGCATGGTAACCTGCTCGGCATCACCATAGGCCTCTTGTGCACGTTGTGCATCCTCCTCGAACACCCAAGCCAAATAATTGTACCTGACATGACTACCTCAGACTTTATCAATCTCTTTCAGACCACTCTCAGGGGTAACTCCCAACATCTCAACCAACAGATTCAACGTCTCATCCTTACTGATCCTCTCATGATCCAAGAATCTCCCTCTGATCAAAAGATGCAGCAAACACGCGACATCGCCGAGTGTGATCGTCACCTCACCATGTGGTATGTGAAACGATGACGTCTCATGGTGCCACCTCTCGACGAAAGCGTTAATCATACCCCAGTTGACCACGTTGTATCCACAGAGGGCCAAATCTTTCAACCACGTAGGCTGTAAAAGCTCATCAAACCATGGCTCTGTAGGGGGTACCAGTCTACTAATCTTCCGCTCATGGATACCTTGAGCGTATCACGGTCCTGCATAAATATTTTGACGGATTTAATCAACAAACCAAAATTCAAGATTCATaaacaaaatcataatttaaaatgtaatagaaatcaaaattcaaaattcatacaTGCCCGTCTCAGATACGTCTAGCAACATGGTCAGGGTAAAGAGGAAGAAGGGATAAATAGGACGGTCCTCCTCCAAAAGCAGGTTGTGCATGTGCTTGCAGTGCAGGTTGTGCATAAGCCGCCACTGGTGTCGTCTGGGGTTGTGATGGAGGCTGGGATGGAGGTTCTGACTGAGGCCTCTCCCGCCTCAAATGTCGCATGAGAACCTGGCCTCTCCCGCCTCAAATGTTGTATGTGGATAGGTGCGTTAGTGGGAGAACGGGGTGGAGAAGGATGGACTGGATAATCCCGTCTGCTGCGAGAGGCCGAAGTAGTGGGAGTAGCAGGAGGAACACCGGAAGAAGAAGCTGGTGCATCCGGTACGGCCTGTCCAGATGCATGAGGAGGTTGGGTTGCCTGACTCCTTTCTCTCCGCATAGAAACGTGTTGTGCTACTCTGTCGTGTCTCAATCGAGATGTTCTGTCAGTCATTGCTCCTGTAGAAGCACAGAAAAAATGTTAACTCAGACCAATGTTGAAAACAAACTTGAAAACACATAAAGGGAAAAATCGAAAATATACATGCggttttgtttttgttgaaaaCCGGAAGTATATTTTCGATTTCTACGGCAATTTTAGAGGTGCGTTAATGATACCCCACCCCCACAAAAGAACTCAATTAAACAGCCATTGATCATTTAAAATACATGTCTAACACCTTAGAAATGATTTATAATATTCAAAACAATCCACAAATACCTAATTTCTGACCTAAAACACACATTTAAGTGGACTTTACATAaactctaaaaatttcaaaatcaacttacttgattgttgttgttttttgttgttgGATGCTTGATGCACTGATACTTGACGCCATAGAACGACTTCGATTGTAGATGCGGTTGACAGAAATACATGTATGCGGTTGATTCGGTTAAAATTCAtgcttgttgttttttttaatacacggattttatatttttaaatgtgTCGTACAATTAAAATCTCCTTAAAAGATATACACGGGTTTATTTTTCTCTGTGGTGCATATTAAAAAAAGCGGACAGACGGGCATGGGAGTGCCGTTTGAACGCTAGTAGATATAATttgtataatttttattttttttcatttgatttcatatctttatatcttttttataatttttttcattttttaaaatgaatgataAAAGATGTGTTGtaaaaaacgatgtcaagaacaaaatataatagggaattagggaagaaaagaagaacacaagaattggttataactgatgttcttttactttctcttaaaacaagattacaagtttacaagaataacaaataatctctctcaccctaaattaggatttgcaacttagAAATGATGAGAGActggtatgctatttataataaaacctaacatactaactaatggactttttccacaaggcccattacacaagccaacttaataaacaagctaacttaacaaattagggtttaaacactaaaacctaatttaacatgctaacaactctagcatcttcgacacaagcatgtgagcaaccttcgactacatgcttaatcctgttaaaccaagaagctacccttcgaccatactagatttcgatccaatatctcacaaatcaccatcttggatctaactctacaacatcaagggaacaactagctttcttcatgtagctttagcaactgcatacagtggaaaaaattgcaactcggcaatgatttggtgatcatatcagcagcattgtgatctgtcgaaaccttcagcacttggacttctccatgctcgattactcctctgacgaaatgcaacctcacatcgatgtgcttagttcgctcatgatatgctgagttcttcgacaagtgtattgcactttgactatcacatttaacagtgttACCTCGACCttaaagtttcagctccttcgcaaaaccttcaagccacaatgcttctttcacagcttcagttagggcaatatactccgcttcagtggttgatagagcaacaaccttctgaagtgttgctttccaactaattgcagtgccaaacatagtgaaaacatatccagaaatagattttctggaatccatacaacctgcataatcagagtcgacatatccttcaattgctgctttactatcttcacccaaggctccaccataaattaggactctgtttagagacccatttatgtaccttaaaatccacttcaatgcttgacaatgagcctttccaggattcgccatgtacctacttacaagacttactgcatatgctatgtcgggtctagtacaaaccatagcatacatcaaagaaccaaatatattagcatatgggatgctattcatgtaggctctttcgacatcagtattgggacactgatcaatactcagcttgaattgagggtttgttggagtcacaactggcttcgaatttgacataccaaaattttcgagaatcttccgtagatatgcctcttgagataagcataacttcgacttctttctatctcttcgaatgtcaattccaagaatcctggaagcagctcccaaatccttcatatcgaactccttattgagttcagccttcaccctcgtcacatcttcaacattgttgcttgctatgagaatatcatccacataaagcaacaaaataacaaatgaattaccaggtcgaaatctgaagtaaacgcagtggtcgaactgacttctaatgaaacttatgcgtgccatgaacttgtcgaatctcctattccactgtcgaggagattgtttcagcccatataaagatctcttcagcttgcacacatattcttccttccccttttcgacataccctttaggttgcctcatcaggattgtttcatctagatcaccatacaagaacgcagacttcacatccatctgttccagttcaaggtcgaactgtgccactatggcaagcaacattcgaatggatctatgcttcacaacaggagaaaacacatcattgaagtcgacaccttctttctgagtgaaaccccttgcaactaaccttgccttgtatcttttcgacgtcactccttcaatttcttccttaactttgaaaatccatttatagctgactaaccttgccccagcaggtttcttaatcagttcccaagtgtgattatcatgaagagatttcatctcatcatccatggctttcggccattcagtcttatttcgactcctcataacttccttgtagtctctaggttcttcgtctagaaccttacttgcagagattaaggcataagctataaggtctacatacccaagtctctgaggtggcttgatggctcttctcgacctatctcttgacaataggtagtcatcgacagtttcctcaatttcctcagcatcttctgcttcttcttcaacttcatcagggatatgcaattcagcatcaacatgctccacctcaacaggaatctctacctgttccagctcttcgttagatgtttctgtacttcgaccaacatcatcagttttcttaaaagctatttcagcttcattgaaaactacatctcgactggtgatacacctcctgtgacctggctctaggcaccatagcctataagctttgactccttcagggtatcccatgaacatgcattttagagctctaggttcgatcttgtcttgcctaatgtgagcataggctacgcagccaaatactctcagtttgtcgagatctgatggatgtcccgaccaaacttcttcaggtgtcttcatatctaacgctgtcgaaggacatttgTTTATCAGATACATTGTTGTCGAAACACCCTcatcccagaacaccttctttaaccccgcactagtcaacatgcatctgactcactccaaaatagttcgattaaacctttcagccaaaccattttgttgtggagtacctgcagtagttctgtgccttgcaataccagagtcaGCAAAAAATCTATCGAACGCTTCATTGCAAAATTTAAGGCCATTATctgttctcaacctcttgaccttcctgccattCTGATTTTCtactagagtcttccaacttttgaaattctcaaaagtttcatccttagtcttctaaatgaatacccataacttcctggaataatcatcaactatgcatagaaaataccttgctcctgaatgtgatggacaccgtgtaggcccccaaagatcagcatggatataatcaagggatccatgtgttctttgtttacctttgttgaacttcactctgcaagatttcccaagtacacagggttcacaaaacttcagcttttcgactttgtctccaccaagcagattttgtttccctaattcgaccagacccctttcactgacatggcccaatctcatgtgccaaatttctgtcttcgacaaaggtttcgtggatgcgaaatttgtcgaaccacttacaacttcagccttaaGGGTATACAAGTCTTATTTCtccacgcctctcaagacttc includes these proteins:
- the LOC131617185 gene encoding RING-H2 finger protein ATL47-like; translation: MRMTPSIIFIIVILAIVFFISGVLQLFVRFLIRKRSSLRASQSNNNGNPQISEPDPYQRQLQQLFNLHDSGLDQAFIDALPVFMYKEIIGLKEVFDCAVCLCQFTEQDMLRLLPLCNHAFHIDCIDTWLLSNSTCPLCRGSLYEHGFAFENPVYDEFESLSEENMVVGEGNSVNKHAENHIMSGKRVFSVRLGKFRSSNNGEGGVEKGEGECSSESVVGDVRRCFSMGSYQYVVADSDLVVALCPKRGEGRGKSASMRHLKGGLVQNGNCSIDVDVVEGKKMNVARKGESFSISKIWLWSRKDKVSSSSQSHLVNSNVTSTLPWMNRELKEAT